gtccctcttgagtaaaatagactctccccgcgtagcacaagcgatgccaaagtcgatggaaaagacgagatctctaatccgtcacttgtcgacacatttgttgacaccaatgtcgataaatgacgagtgagaagttgatatcaaaatcgactgtcgtctcccttcattttttgtctcgacaaggtctcgacattggtgtaattttttcgagtctaaaataagcaaattttgattgaaaaatcatgtgcgaaatgtgcccaaacctctttttttgattcaagtaaaattattctcaaaagtatttcccccaaaaaattttttttgaaagaaaaaaagttgccccggtaGGGATCGAACCTAGGTTGCCATCTCTGCTGTCACGttctctaaccactagaccattgccGCTGTTGAGTGGAGAAGCCTCaaaagaatattcagtccatcttattctggacttggaaaatttttcttattgtattgtCGACTCTGACATCGACAAATGAGTCGGCAACacttcgaaatttctaaaaaaaatttatagatcttgtaatcgacatcaacttcctcatcaatattaaccagatgcttgatgtcgattacaagatctacagaagtatctactcgatgacgacattttgtagatacttttgtagaccctaTAATCGATATCGAAATTCAAGTCGTCTTGctgatgccaaagttgatgacaattattagatcgacaaaagtaactatacaagatcaaaattttgtagatgcttttgtcgatcttatagtcgacatcaacttcggatcgacaagacgacctgaatttcgatatcgatCATGGGCctacaaaggtatctacaatgtatcgaaatcttgcacatgactgtagatacaaatgtagacagcaatgacgaccatcagcattttcatcataatttttgaaaaaagtgtcaatttttaatcaatcatcttaaacgtagttagattaacccctttgtggataatgtttggacttttttcaatcaacaatcatgtaaaatcatgtcgaTACTTTTGTCGAGGCCACTGACGATCTCGTCAGTGCTACGCGggtcatgacgattttagcctgttcccatgaaaaccaagctgaccccccccccccaaaggaatagctaaaatacaaatttcggATATTCTGGTGGTGTCAGCTTTGTTTTCATAGGAGCAGGCTAAAATCGTCAGGaaagtctattttactcaaaagggaccttttagagacgatggaactcaaaattttgaaattttaaaaatgtttctttgaattcttttttttcaaatttttgaaaattgaggggcccaccgcaaccCGAATTCttcgaatattgaaaaaataaaaaatagggaattattttctcaccaaagcacaccactttgtgggttgggaggaggaaagaccaaaagcaactaattttaggacatcccacataatatacgaatttcagctattctgcggggggggggggtcagcttggttttcatgggagggggctaaaatcgccatgagagtctattttactccaGAAGGACCTTCAAGAGATgatggaacttgaaattttgaattctttaaataaggttttttcaaatttttgaaaattgagaggaccaccgcagcccgaatttttcgaaaataaaaaaagtaaaaaataaggaattattttctcaaccgaggtcaccactttagggggtgggagcggaaaaaatcgcacattttttttgcgatgtagttaaggaccaccctagtgGGTGAACTTAAATTGACCTCAACCACCATTACTTTGTCCTCAAGACCTTCAAGGAATGATTGAGAAGCCTcgttctgtaattttcaactatgGGAGGgcataattttttagaaaggggGTCTGAAACCCCTatggccaaaattcaaaatttaccattttcggcgatttatggtttcttttcaaaaaatgtataccaACTTATTCCATGAAAGTGATGGAAATTAATCCTGAAACCAATAGGTATCAACTACATACCTTGAACCGGATTTCACATTTTCCGTTAATTCTGGAGTtttcagcgtgattttcgaGTTCATGCTAGTGCTGGGACtaatgtttacaatttttactcaataaataggtaggtcctatacatttcttttttgaaaagaaaaacgaaacttgccaaaagcagtcaaatttaaaaattttaaaaattcgtcaaaaatcgaaaatcaacctggttgctcaaaatttgattgcgAGGTTTTCACACCCCGATCTTTTAAATCGTCGAGGCATTGGTCAAATCTGAGATGGACTACATTAGAGGTTTCTTTTATCAGCTCAAAACTGATTCTCATCTGACCCCTTCCCATCCCTTGCTCTCGAGAAAAATTCGATTCGATCGCCTCAGCTCTCAACATGCTCATTTGAccttttcgttttgttttcagATGAACCAAAATTGGAAGTATACGAAGATGAAAAATACCAACACCTCCATCAAGATACGCGCGGTAAATACATTCACATCATCGGTAGCTTAGATGATTTGTTCGATAGTTTTTCAGAGGAACGTGAACATCACGACTGGATTGTTCCCGATAAGAACACAAAGCTAGAATCGTTTCTGAGAAATCGCCTCTTGTACGACATCACCATCGAAGCCGGTGAAAAACTGTATAAACTTCATCGAGTTGTATTGAAATGTGAGTCATTGTACTTCGAGGCAATGTTTTCTAAAGAGTGCTCTGAGTTAGCTGCACAATCTGCGGGTACACCACCAATCCCTCCGAGCAAggataaaatatattttatggATGATATCGATTCCCCATCGTTTGATATTGTAGTCGATCATATTTACAAATTGCGAAAACAGGCGGAGTTCACATCTGGGGGCATTGTTCGTTTATTCAAAGCAgtccataaattgaaaattgtcagtTTGAAGAAATCGTGTGAGAAGTGGATGAAGAGCAATTCCGAAGGCGTTTGCGCTGAAGATGTCATcgaaatgttgaatttcactCGCGAACATGTCGAGTACAAATCATTGAATCAATTGTTCTTATCCAAGTATGTGGTCGACTCGTGGCCAAAAATAGACAACTTGCCACAATTCGCAGACCTTTTCGAGGCAATCGAGCTGCCGATCGGCGAAGAAAACAAGGTAGACTTGTCCGATAAGGTTGATCAAGAAACATTTAAGTTGATCGTCGATTACATGTATCTGGACAGTGTAAAGGTAGATGATGggaatattttgcaatttttgaaagcgaCCGAGATTTTTAGAATAGAAAAATTAGTAAGAAGATGCGCAGCATTTATATTGTTTAGGCAACGCACCAGAAAATCTGAAGATGAGATATATGTGGCCGAAGTGTTGAACTTTGCTCGCAGGAATATCGAGTATCGCGAAATTCTAAACAGTGTTTTCCTTGCCAAATACATGATCAAATGGCCTCATGTGGACATTTCACTGTTCTGTTCGATTTCTTACGATTGTCTGGAGAATTTATTAACGACGCCCGAATTTTTTCTCGACGATCCATTTGAAATTCTGGATATCTGTTCGAAATGGGTAATGCATGATGTGGAAAATCGATATTGTCTTATTGCTCGAATCGCTTTCGCTATAAGTCAAAATCATCTTGTATATTGCGATGATTATCCTATCCCAAGCCCTGCTGATTTCAACAACTGCTCGCAAGACTGCATCAAAGAGAAGCTATGGGATATTTTAGCTTCAACTTCTGTTCTCCCCTTTGCAGTATTATCGAATGATGAATCAAACATGCAAAAAACTACGCTACCAGTGTTTATCTCATGGAAGATGGAATGTGAattattcaaagtttttgattcGAATTGGGACGAAATTGATTCGTTTAGTTTTCGTAAATTAAATACCGATAGGTATGAGTTTGAAGATTCAAGTGCAATGTCAGCCTGCATCATCAACGATAACATATTTCTACTTTCTGGTCGGTCTACATGTtgtgattttcatgtttttaatttaTCGAAGAAAAAGTTATTCTCTTTGGCAACAGATGTGCGACTTTGTAAGACCAAGATTAGATATACTTTGCTTAATTGTCGCAACGAAATATACAACTGCGCCGAAGACggcgaaatttttaaatattcgttGAAATTGAACCGCTGGATGAGATTTGCAGAACCTGAGCCTGATAAAGATGGATTGCGATTCGCAAGCGACGGAAAGAAATTGTACAGGATGTGTAAAATATCGCAAACTGATACCACAACCGATTTTATTATGGAAGAatacaattttgagcaaaaatcgtGGATTTCTATGCCCAATTCGAGACTGCAGGTGAATTCGCTGCGTAATGATTATGACGAtgattttgatgatgatgatgatgacgatgatgatgatgataatactgatgatgatgatgataatgatgatgatgatgataattgGGTCTTTCATGAGCTGATACATTTGAATGATAATGGTTTCGCTGCGGTATTCGAAGGACAACTATTTCGATTTGATCAGCAGGAAGAAACTTGGCGAAATATAGATTTCTGGCCGTACAATGCCTCAAATTTGCCTGGAAGATATTATACTATCATTGGTCAGAAAGAGAATGGTCAAATATTGTTTGTAACCAACAATTTATTGTATTGTCTCGATCCTTCATATAATAGCTGGAAATTGATAGCGAGATGGCCTAGCCCCTATTCTTTACCCTTTTCAAATATTGAAGCTATTCACGCACCCTCTATCCAAatgtaattatgtattttgatcgCGTAGTTTcataattaataggtacctacttgaatgtatagatattttatacctaccctATGTGTAAAAATATCGTAGAAAATAAACCTGCaacttgttttttgaaatttttactgaatcGTTTTTATCTACAATTCAGTAGGTAGTTATTTACTTACgtgcatatacgagtacattatttttcattgattgaaataatttttagagaTCAGCATGTATCTAAGTATGTTTCACTTAGTGAAAGACATCTCTTTTTCTGGGATTATTCTGATTTTTGTGCCATTTATCGTTTTATTGACCTACCTACTTCCAAATGATGATTTTCGAGCACATAGACGCGTTTTCCCTCCGTACTCCAGGAGGGGCTACCTctcaaaatctgttttttagGGGGGTTTATCTTATCATGTTGACTGTTTAAGTACAACCGATTGACTATGATATAGAAAGTTTGAATGAAGGTATGGGTAATATTGGTTACTGGTAgataattttcttgaattttgtcacatttttcacACCTCAACGTTGATTTTGCAATCCattctgaaaagttgaaattcttcACAGAAGTTCGTCTACATTCTGAATGAGCACCACCCTTCAAGTCATTGTCGCAAAATTCTTGGCGTATCAATATAAATATACAATTCCAGAACGCATAAGAAAATCTCGTTCTTCAACACGACATCGAcactgaaaattcaatcctATCACAAGGTGTGAACCTCAAATCCGAGGTGACTGGGTTGAAAGCGTTtaatttttacgagttgaaaaatctcaaatttgaaaaaaaaattctgaaacgaaaaaattgctcaaaactttGTCTGTTTCTTGGAGTCGACCACCCGAATCGATTTCAACCATTATCAGACTgatctggagcctgcagcaacAATTGACTTTACTTagtaatttcaaatcgctcacAATATAGTACTGATCCAAAAACAAGAGGGTGATTCCATTTCGACGAGTCcaaaacatgtatttttttactagttgaaaatttcatcaaaattttaaaaaaatcactttgtcaatttttgcgacaaatttgttgacaaattttcgaCCATTTAAAGACGATCGCTCGAATCGATTTCAACCATTTTCTGGACGATCTGGGGCCTCtagcaaaaatttactttccTCCAGCTATTTCGAATCTCTTACAATACTGCTCCAAACTCGATTCAAAGGGGGGGGGTCACTTTAGCGCATAAActgagtttcagattttttaaaaattattgaaaaatcaacttcgacagttgaaaatttggttttatgGTTTGGGGCAGTGTGTCAGTGATGTTCTTTCAGTTAGCAGAATTTTTGCTCGATTGGAGTTGACGAGTTGTAAAGATTCCTTCGTAAGTAAGTATCTCTGACAAGGAGATTAGAAACATATCGAACAACTCCatggaaaatgattggattagATTTGTGTAGACCGAATCAGATCTAATGAGAAACACCTGATTGAATCTGCTAAGGACAATATTCAGGTCTGGCTGGATCCAAGgttttggacaaattttgcGAAGCAGGCCAGGGAAATTATAATTTAGCGGCTCATCCATAAAAACAGCACGATTTTCTCCACGTTCTAGGAAGCAATTTATCTAAATGAAATTGAATCGCATCATTTTGGGAACTCCTGACCTCACTTCGGGCCTCCGGGTGACTTGACttaaatggttaaaattactGTCTATTACTTAGataaaaacattacaatttcaGCAGAATTAGAAACcttcgattttttatttaagtAGATACTAGCTTTCATGAAGTGTAATTATTTTCCAATCCAGAAAAATGTTCCCACTGTAACGAGAGGTACTATCCCAATTCgctcaaaatttattgaaccggtcaaagctagatcgaaattCCAGTAAAATGTTCCAACTGTAACGAGAGGTACTATCCCAACtagctcaaaatttgttgaaccGGTCAAAGCTTGATCGAAAGagtatgcaaaaatatatcagcTGCCAAATTTCATGTGCCCATAGTGcattagtgaatttttggaaattaaatttgagccaaaaatgagaataaataaaaatgattaactATAGTGATTGATCCAAAAAGCTTAAAGGGATCGAACCGTTCTGGGCAATTCGATGCCGCGTgccgccagcagatttttgaaaacttgaaacttccaTCGTATCTTCAAATAAACATTTGGTAGGCCTAAATCCTCCTTGcaccttaatttcaacatgctgagtcgactaaAGGTGGTTTCTGGTCGTTTTGAAACCTCAAGGTACCTTCGAAGagactcaattttgattttgtcttTTTAAGTGGGTATAACGTAAATGAGTTTCAGAATCAATATCAGAACTCACAAAACATTACTTTttgtgtaaaataaattttcacacaCAAAGTTTAGTCTTGAaggttttattttgattttgggatCTACTTTTATGGACTTCAGAATCGAAATCAGTGCTTTTAAAAACCTATAATTGAATTCCCTAATgtatgttttgaaattatgagACCCAGGACCACTCTTGGAgacacaattttgattttgaggccaagtcgatttcaaaattagaaCCAGCATCTTCAATCACATATAAGTCAGTGATGATATGTAAACTatgaaatacataggtacacatTCTACGTGTATTTCAAGCAATATATttatccccaaaaaaatcttttaaaagaaTTCTTACCCCCGCCCACCCACTTGAGGGATATTCATGAccttaaaaattaacagaaaacatTTCGGTAAATacctttcttaaaaaaaaaaaaaaaaaaaaaaatgaaaaaagataaaaatttcaatataaaatttactgatataAAGAGAGTGTGACCCCGCCATTTAAggcattacaaaattatttaattatgaatatttattttaataatgtaattcagtaaaataatgactgcataaatgatgaatttaatgccaaagaaaataaaacaatttttataatttgattgataaaaatatatatgattcaaatttgttatgtgtagaaaaatctacattaatattttctaataaaaaaaaataaaattaaaaaaagggcggacaaaagccgattcctcattttttatacctgtatattagattgaattttattattttgtctcATGAATTAAGTTATAATAAACTGTTAAGGCTTTTGTCCgccctttttttaattttattttttttattagaaaatattaatgtagatttttctacacataacaaatttgaatcatatatatttttatcaatcaaattataaaaattgttttattttctttggcattaaattcatcatttatgcagtcattattttactgaattacattattaaaataaatattcataattaaataattttgtaatgccTTAAATGGCGGGGTCACACTCTCTTtatatcagtaaattttatattgaaatttttatcttttttcatttttttttttttttttttttttttaagaaaggtATTTACCGAAatgttttctgttaatttttaaggTCATGAATATCCCTCAAGTGGGTGGGCGGGGGTAAGAAttcttttaaaagatttttttggggatatcataaatttttttttcgtattcatAAGATAATGCAGACTTATggttaccaaaaatgaaattgtaaacCTATTGTAACATATATTTTTGATGTGTGTAAACtaacgactcgattttttttcgtataaaaaaaGCAAAGATGAAAAATCTATGTGAAATTCGTGCGGTAGTTTTAACTGGTCGCTGTGTGCTGTGTGCTATGCTATGTACCTGAGAGACTGAGAGAGAGACTATGAgatcgtcgacgtcgtcgtcatcaAAATACCTctgtctaatttttttaaaatttatttctgttcaatttttttattaaattaggggtgataatgatgaatttttatattttctaatacaaaaataaaaaaaaaattcttcatccggAAGAAATCCGGTATTCCAAATAAAATGCCTAGCAATATATGCATGTTCAGCTAGCAGTTCAATGTTTTTTGGTTCAATATGGGACAACACTGATTTCATGATTCaatacatgaaaaattgaatctttagACAAGGCTACTTACAGCAAAAACTACAAATcagaaaaagctgaaattttaaatatatatgCTTTGAAGATAGAGCTAGCtccttttgatattttcaacacatttttaacatttatagTGGGCCAAATGAGGGAGTGAaggttgaattttcaagattttgacaatttttttgttatactGTATAACAGATGATGAATGGAGtctacatttcaaatttcataaaatttggttCGACCAATCTCTCGGTATTGAGTTGAGTGTGTAGGaagaaaattagtaaaaaaacaGCGAAAATGCTGCTTGACACTGCCAAAATGATGCTTGACACTTTGCAAATGTTTGTCGTATAACAATTGTTACATATATATATTTTCTgaaaggtttttaaaaaataaaaacattggtcttcttacttttttaaataagttcatatttttagagaaaattgcATTCGCGTGGTGTCCAAAACTGTCCAAAATAGTTTGATAATATTACTCTGCGGTGTTGCCTTGCCGCCACCTACGGTTCGaaaaccgtgggagggcgggggggCAACTCTAGCGCGTCGCCTGATGCAGGTACCTAATGAGGTTTTATTTATCTTTCGTAGAAACCTGAATCTGAATCATGGACACTGGAAATTCAAACGAGACAACAGCAGGTCATCagaaaccgaaaaaattgatcagaagtCAGTTCAAAGATATCATGGTCAAAGTAGACGAAGATATTTATTACTTGGATCGGCTACGATTAGCTTTAAAATcgggatattttgaaaaactattcacCGGAGGTTATAGAGATGGGAACTGCGACTTAATTGAAATCCCAGTGATAGACACCGATACTTTTTCCACTGTGGTTGATATCATTTATGGAGAAGAATTGATAGACGTCATTAATGACGACAATTATGCATCTTTATTGATGGCCATGGAATATCTGCAAGTGGGCATTGACGAAGATTCTTATCGAGGAGTTCTGTCGACACGGTTATGTTCGCGCTTTTTGAACCGTCCCATTACTGCTGAAATATTCAGATTATACAGTTTCATCACGGAAACTGGAAATTACCAGAGTTTATTGCCAGTTGTTCTTCAACACCTGTCTCTACATATGCTTGAGTTACAAGATCACGATGAATATCTATCAATTCCGTTCGATCATTATATTCACATAATTGCTCAACAAGATTTTCGATCTAATGAAGAAATACACACCAATCAAAAACACGCGTTAAATGAAGTTTGTGGCAAGTGGATCTGTCACGATATAGAAAATCGTTTACCATGCATGATAAAGCTCGTAAATGCTGCCAGGTTCAGATCTTCCTGTCCTAATAAGCTCTCTTACGACGATACTAATTTACGGTTGCCAGCCATCGATCAGTCTACGAATGTAGATAAAGTTTcaagatatttttacaaattcttcaCATATACTggagaaattattcaaactgttggtaagtacgagtacattacatATACAATATGCTTAATATTTCGCGTGGGCCTGTATATTATTTACTCActtgcaattgaaaaattaatttgcaaaaCTCTCGAAGAATTTCATCCGAAAAAAATGCCTGTTAAATTTTAACCTTTAGAGTACCTcagttgccactttttttcaaaatgaaatgcaGAGAAGATACTGCGAAATCCGATTATGGTAATCCTAGAACTCCAAGAAATGATTAAGAAGCCTTGTTCTGATTTCTGCAACATCtgtaatttatttcaacttaTGGAGGGCATATCTTTTTAGAATGATATGGGGTCATTCCActtcaattttaccaagaagtggtaaggggggtgggcgatttttttgaaatttttcctgtggaaagacttcCGAAGGgatttgaaaggttttttggtgatatcataaaaatcggtgttgccactttttttcgtatgaaaaattagctcgaaatgtttcaaaacgtagttttcatatcgttccgactctcagaaattctgaaaaaaatatttattatggccaacttttcacgctgaacaacatatGTACTAGGAAattgggatggcgttatttcgtgaagtcgatttaaaaaaattgaaagtttgtgaaaaaatgtgattttttgatttaaaacatgaaaaaaagttctgactGGTGGAGATGACcaatttgacccatatttttccgtacccgttgaaaaagttgaaataaccctttcactcgatgaaataaactcatcacaagaaatcaaaattcgaaaaaattcaattttcaattccaaacaccaaaaaaaagtttgaatttattcagttgtcttattttgacctctttctgacgtatgtatttcatgaaaaagttgataagaaattaagaatcacactcatagcaaaaaaattaaaattcggtaatttttttgatcttttagaattttgatttttttgtgattactTCATTTCTTCCAGTGAAAAAgctttttatactttttcaacggatatacGTAAAAATTGAGGGTCAAATCGGTCAACTTCactaatcaaaactttttttcatgttttaaatcaaaaatcgcatttttttcgcaaactttcgatttttttaaatcgacttaaCGAAATTATTCCACCCCATGTTTCTGATATGTTatttagcatgaaaagttgtccataataagtatatttttttcagaatttttgagagtcggaacgatatgaaaactataacgttttgaaacttttcaagctaatttttcatacaaaaaaaagtggctacaccaattttcatgatatcatcaaaaagcctttcaaaacccctaactattggaaaaagtttaattttggtaggtatcgcggttatcgagttatccactgctgaaatggatgatatttaaagttcactgaaaactttgtcaccccctagcagcctttaaaaaagggctagaggacTGCGATTTACGCTTTTGGTCATCcattcggaaggtctttccacgggaaaattttttaaaaaatcgcaacccccctaccacttctcggtcgaattgacgtggaattaccctatggtctgaaaccccttagaacaaaattccaaattcaccATTTTCGGCAATTCATGCTCACGTATTAAGTCCTAGTGGGATttttgtttgttcgttttttgttttttttttttgaaaaaaaagtaaattgccaaaagtaatcaatttttaagttttaaaaatttgccaaaaatcgaaa
This region of Planococcus citri chromosome 5, ihPlaCitr1.1, whole genome shotgun sequence genomic DNA includes:
- the LOC135849170 gene encoding uncharacterized protein LOC135849170 isoform X1, producing the protein MNTGNSSQETTDHQKPKNLIRSQFKDVLIKVDQDIYYLDRLRLALESGYFEKLFTEDYRDRNCDLIEIPLMDTDTFSAAVDIIYGKKLEDVIDDDNYASLLMAMDYLQMDIDVDTYRKILAGRLCSGWGLYYGRPRGLPLTNEIFKLYRFITETANYQSLLPVVFQNLSLHMLELQDHDEYLSIPFDHYIHIISQRGFRCDEEKYQQHSFSKVCAKWICHDIENRLPRIIELANAARYRIYCPEKLSYDDANLRLPAIDESTNVDKVSRYFYKFFTYIGEITRIVDEPKLEVYEDEKYQHLHQDTRGKYIHIIGSLDDLFDSFSEEREHHDWIVPDKNTKLESFLRNRLLYDITIEAGEKLYKLHRVVLKCESLYFEAMFSKECSELAAQSAGTPPIPPSKDKIYFMDDIDSPSFDIVVDHIYKLRKQAEFTSGGIVRLFKAVHKLKIVSLKKSCEKWMKSNSEGVCAEDVIEMLNFTREHVEYKSLNQLFLSKYVVDSWPKIDNLPQFADLFEAIELPIGEENKVDLSDKVDQETFKLIVDYMYLDSVKVDDGNILQFLKATEIFRIEKLVRRCAAFILFRQRTRKSEDEIYVAEVLNFARRNIEYREILNSVFLAKYMIKWPHVDISLFCSISYDCLENLLTTPEFFLDDPFEILDICSKWVMHDVENRYCLIARIAFAISQNHLVYCDDYPIPSPADFNNCSQDCIKEKLWDILASTSVLPFAVLSNDESNMQKTTLPVFISWKMECELFKVFDSNWDEIDSFSFRKLNTDRYEFEDSSAMSACIINDNIFLLSGRSTCCDFHVFNLSKKKLFSLATDVRLCKTKIRYTLLNCRNEIYNCAEDGEIFKYSLKLNRWMRFAEPEPDKDGLRFASDGKKLYRMCKISQTDTTTDFIMEEYNFEQKSWISMPNSRLQVNSLRNDYDDDFDDDDDDDDDDDNTDDDDDNDDDDDNWVFHELIHLNDNGFAAVFEGQLFRFDQQEETWRNIDFWPYNASNLPGRYYTIIGQKENGQILFVTNNLLYCLDPSYNSWKLIARWPSPYSLPFSNIEAIHAPSIQM